From one Rhodothermales bacterium genomic stretch:
- a CDS encoding alkaline phosphatase family protein: MHRTVVLNIVGLTPSLLGEHTPFLSTWASEAAQASIDPVLPAVTCSAQATYLTGVRPTRHGIVANGWYFRDECEVKFWRQSNKLVQAPKIWETARASNPDFTCANLFWWYNMYSSADFSVTPRPMYPANGLKLPDIYTQPAGLRDSLQEKLGVFPLFEFWGPATTIRSSQWIARAAMEVEERHAPTLSLVYLPHLDYNLQRLGPSDPAIATDLREIDALCEELITFYEKRGIRVIALSEYGIHDVEHPVHLNRLFRKQEWLNVRVELGRELLDAGASQVFAVADHQLAHVYVNNPALLDDVRALLEATPGVARVLDADGKREHGLLHERSGELVAIADPDAWFTYYYWLDNDRAPDFGRTVDIHRKPGYDPAELFFDPALRLPKLRAGRRLLQKKLGFRYLMDVIPLDASVVRGSHGHLPDGPAERPFLLTRHAHLVPETSIAATAVHDVILAHLR; encoded by the coding sequence ATGCACCGTACTGTCGTCCTCAACATCGTCGGCCTCACCCCCTCGCTCCTGGGCGAGCATACACCGTTTTTGTCGACATGGGCCAGCGAGGCCGCGCAGGCCTCCATCGATCCGGTCCTGCCCGCCGTCACCTGCTCCGCCCAGGCCACCTACCTCACCGGCGTACGGCCTACCCGGCATGGCATCGTGGCGAATGGCTGGTACTTCCGCGACGAATGCGAGGTCAAGTTCTGGCGCCAGTCCAATAAACTCGTCCAGGCGCCCAAGATCTGGGAAACAGCCCGCGCCTCGAACCCCGACTTCACCTGCGCGAACCTGTTCTGGTGGTACAACATGTACTCGTCGGCCGACTTCAGCGTGACGCCGCGGCCCATGTACCCGGCGAACGGGCTCAAGCTGCCGGACATCTACACGCAACCCGCCGGCCTGCGCGATAGCCTCCAGGAAAAACTGGGCGTCTTCCCCCTATTCGAGTTCTGGGGGCCGGCCACCACGATCCGATCCAGCCAGTGGATTGCCCGCGCCGCCATGGAGGTGGAGGAACGCCATGCCCCGACCCTCTCGCTGGTGTATCTGCCGCACCTGGATTACAACCTCCAGCGCCTCGGCCCCTCGGACCCGGCCATCGCCACCGACCTCCGCGAGATCGACGCACTCTGCGAAGAACTGATCACGTTCTACGAAAAACGCGGCATCCGGGTGATCGCCCTGTCGGAGTACGGCATCCACGATGTCGAACACCCGGTTCACCTCAACCGCCTGTTCCGGAAACAGGAGTGGCTCAACGTCCGTGTCGAACTGGGACGAGAACTGCTCGACGCCGGCGCCAGCCAGGTCTTCGCCGTTGCCGACCACCAGCTGGCCCACGTCTACGTCAACAATCCCGCCCTGCTGGACGATGTCCGCGCCCTCCTCGAAGCTACTCCGGGTGTCGCCCGGGTGCTCGATGCCGACGGGAAGCGTGAACACGGGCTCCTCCACGAGCGCTCCGGCGAACTCGTCGCCATCGCCGATCCCGACGCGTGGTTCACCTACTACTACTGGCTGGACAACGACCGCGCGCCCGACTTCGGGCGGACGGTGGATATCCACCGTAAACCTGGCTACGACCCCGCCGAGCTGTTTTTCGACCCGGCCCTGCGCCTTCCCAAACTCCGCGCCGGCCGGCGGCTCCTCCAGAAAAAACTCGGCTTCCGCTACTTGATGGACGTGATCCCGCTCGACGCCTCCGTCGTCCGTGGCTCCCACGGCCACCTCCCGGACGGGCCGGCCGAACGCCCTTTCCTCCTCACCCGACACGCCCATCTCGTCCCCGAGACCTCCATCGCCGCCACCGCCGTGCACGATGTCATCCTCGCGCATCTTCGGTGA